The Micromonospora krabiensis genome window below encodes:
- a CDS encoding HAD-IIA family hydrolase translates to MNDRKPVESWLTDMDGVLVHEGQPVPGAPEFVERMRASGKPFLVLTNNSIYTPRDLTARLGRMGLHVPEEAIWSSALATAQFLGDQRPGGTAYVIGEAGLTTALHAVGYVLTDYAPDYVVLGETRTYSFEAITKAIRLINDGARFICTNPDVTGPSVEGALPAAGSVAAMISKATGVEPYFVGKPNPMMMRSALNTINAHSESTAMIGDRMDTDILCGLEAGLETILVLTGISTRAEAERYPYRPSRIVESVADLIDEL, encoded by the coding sequence ATGAATGACCGTAAGCCCGTCGAGAGCTGGCTCACCGACATGGACGGTGTCCTGGTGCACGAGGGCCAGCCCGTGCCCGGTGCGCCGGAGTTCGTCGAGCGGATGCGCGCCTCCGGCAAGCCGTTCCTGGTGCTCACCAACAACTCGATCTACACACCTCGGGACCTGACGGCCCGGCTGGGCCGGATGGGTCTGCACGTGCCGGAGGAGGCCATCTGGTCGTCCGCGCTGGCCACCGCCCAGTTCCTCGGCGACCAGCGGCCGGGCGGCACCGCGTACGTCATCGGCGAGGCGGGGCTGACCACGGCGCTGCACGCGGTGGGCTACGTGCTGACCGACTACGCCCCGGACTACGTGGTGCTGGGGGAGACCCGCACCTACAGCTTCGAGGCGATCACCAAGGCCATCCGCCTGATCAACGACGGGGCGCGGTTCATCTGCACCAACCCGGACGTGACCGGGCCGTCCGTCGAGGGCGCCCTGCCGGCCGCCGGTTCCGTCGCCGCGATGATCTCGAAGGCGACCGGCGTCGAGCCGTACTTCGTCGGCAAGCCGAACCCGATGATGATGCGGTCCGCCCTGAACACGATCAACGCGCACTCGGAGAGCACCGCGATGATCGGCGACCGGATGGACACCGACATCCTCTGTGGCCTGGAGGCCGGGTTGGAGACGATCCTCGTGCTGACCGGCATCAGCACCCGGGCCGAGGCCGAGCGCTACCCGTACCGTCCGTCGCGGATCGTCGAGTCGGTGGCCGACCTGATCGACGAGCTCTGA
- a CDS encoding macrolide family glycosyltransferase, translated as MSTVAFLNIAMHGHINPTLPVVAELVRRGHPVNYHVTPDFAEAVGATGARVLRYSGDELAFSGPPTRVTLMAHLARTAVRVLPGVLADLRDAQPDLIVHDSLCPWGPVAARELGVPAASSFTTFAFNRQVPSPTHGSREMLAEAAALPRHTGAYLRSRWQLRRRYDTRTVPMIDLANIRQPLNLVYTSRAFHPAADSFDESYRFVGASVGARAVDSSFPADGLRDPVLYASLGTVFEAGPRLLRSFVEALAPLGGTVVVSTGRTDPAVLGPLPANVIAHRSVPQPQVLARAALFITHGGVNSVNEALYAGVPMLVVPQGADQSLVASRVVELEAGLSIRGEDVDVEVVSGLARRLLDEPRFRAGVNALQVAQREAGGYARAADELERYVQQIRRATRPYSADQPPRD; from the coding sequence ATGAGCACGGTCGCCTTCCTCAACATCGCCATGCACGGGCACATCAACCCGACGCTCCCGGTCGTGGCCGAGCTCGTCCGTCGTGGCCACCCCGTCAACTACCACGTGACGCCCGACTTCGCCGAGGCGGTCGGGGCCACCGGCGCGCGGGTGCTCCGCTATTCCGGGGATGAGCTGGCCTTCTCCGGCCCGCCGACGCGGGTCACCCTGATGGCGCACCTCGCACGCACCGCCGTACGGGTGCTGCCCGGTGTCCTCGCCGATCTGCGCGACGCCCAGCCCGACCTGATCGTGCACGACTCCCTCTGCCCGTGGGGGCCGGTCGCCGCCCGCGAACTCGGCGTGCCGGCAGCCTCGTCCTTCACCACGTTCGCCTTCAACCGGCAGGTGCCGAGCCCCACCCACGGCTCACGGGAGATGCTCGCCGAGGCGGCGGCCCTGCCCCGTCACACCGGTGCGTACCTGAGGTCGCGCTGGCAGTTGCGTCGCCGGTACGACACCCGCACGGTGCCCATGATCGACCTGGCGAACATCCGTCAGCCGCTCAACCTGGTCTACACCTCCCGGGCGTTCCACCCCGCGGCCGACAGTTTCGACGAGTCCTACCGGTTCGTCGGGGCGAGCGTCGGCGCCCGCGCGGTCGACTCGTCGTTCCCGGCCGACGGGCTGCGGGACCCGGTGCTGTACGCCTCGCTCGGCACGGTGTTCGAGGCCGGTCCGCGGCTGCTGCGCAGCTTCGTCGAGGCGCTCGCCCCGCTGGGTGGCACCGTGGTCGTCTCGACTGGACGCACCGATCCCGCCGTGCTCGGTCCGCTGCCAGCCAACGTGATCGCCCACCGCTCCGTGCCGCAGCCGCAGGTGCTGGCCCGAGCCGCGCTGTTCATCACGCACGGCGGCGTGAACAGCGTCAACGAGGCCCTGTACGCCGGCGTCCCGATGCTGGTGGTGCCGCAGGGAGCGGATCAGTCGCTGGTGGCGTCCCGCGTCGTCGAGCTCGAAGCCGGACTCTCGATCCGCGGCGAGGACGTCGACGTGGAGGTGGTGAGCGGCCTCGCCCGGCGCCTGCTCGACGAGCCCCGGTTCCGGGCCGGCGTGAACGCTCTGCAGGTTGCTCAGCGTGAGGCGGGCGGGTACGCGCGCGCCGCCGACGAGCTCGAACGCTACGTGCAGCAGATTCGGCGGGCCACGCGCCCGTACTCCGCCGATCAGCCTCCGCGGGACTGA
- a CDS encoding DUF3097 domain-containing protein → MGGRYESDVLAGDWRRRRTVPEVDAEPDLVVEDADSGFCGAVVGFESGAVVLEDRHGRRRNFPLLPAAFLLDGRPVTLRRPTRTSAPAPRRRTASGSIAVEGVRAQVAKASRIWVEGVHDAALVERIWGDDLRIEGVVVEPLDGIDALSDEVRAFAPGPGRRLGVLVDHLVPGSKESRIVATVTSPHVLVTGHPYVDVWQAVKPAALGIAAWPVVPPGRPWKEGVCAALGVAEPADMWRHILSRVDSFADVETPLINAMERLIDFVTDPT, encoded by the coding sequence ATGGGCGGGCGGTACGAGAGTGACGTGTTGGCGGGGGACTGGCGGCGGCGCCGCACCGTTCCGGAGGTCGACGCCGAACCCGATCTCGTGGTCGAGGACGCCGACTCGGGCTTCTGCGGCGCGGTCGTGGGTTTCGAGTCCGGTGCGGTGGTGCTGGAGGACCGCCACGGCCGGCGGCGCAACTTCCCGCTGCTGCCCGCGGCGTTCCTGCTCGACGGGCGGCCGGTGACGCTGCGCCGTCCCACCCGCACGTCGGCGCCGGCGCCCCGCCGCCGGACCGCGTCCGGTTCGATCGCCGTGGAGGGGGTACGCGCCCAGGTCGCCAAGGCCAGCCGGATCTGGGTGGAGGGGGTGCACGACGCTGCGCTGGTGGAGCGGATCTGGGGCGACGACCTGCGCATCGAGGGCGTCGTGGTGGAGCCGCTCGACGGCATCGACGCCCTCTCCGACGAGGTGCGAGCGTTCGCGCCCGGCCCCGGGCGGCGGCTGGGCGTGCTGGTCGACCACCTGGTGCCCGGCAGCAAGGAGAGCCGCATCGTCGCCACGGTGACCTCCCCGCACGTGCTGGTCACCGGCCACCCCTACGTGGACGTGTGGCAGGCGGTGAAGCCGGCGGCGCTGGGTATCGCGGCGTGGCCGGTGGTGCCACCGGGACGGCCGTGGAAAGAGGGCGTCTGCGCGGCCCTCGGCGTGGCCGAGCCGGCGGACATGTGGCGGCACATCCTGTCCCGGGTCGACAGCTTCGCCGACGTCGAAACCCCCCTCATCAACGCGATGGAACGCCTCATCGACTTCGTAACCGACCCAACCTGA
- a CDS encoding serine hydrolase domain-containing protein, which translates to MSLLPDTARQVDVLVAQAQSGGRTPSLVMGIVRDGTLAHLATAGEHPRPDADRQYRIGSISKTMTATLVMQERDAGRLALDDPLEQHLPDTGVGALTLRQLLGHASGLQREPEGEWWERAEGVDLTTLLRGVSAAKIAHPAHRTYHYSNLAYGLLGGVLERITGTPWAELLRQRILEPLGMRRTTYAATEPFARGYVVHPWHGTLREEPRTDTGAMAPAGQLWATVEDLARWAAFLADPDPEVLDPATLTEMCSPVVISDLDSWTGGHGLGLELYRDGDRVYVGHGGSMPGYVAALAVHRPSRTAAVGYANAYGFGIGRLGQRILTTVLDAEPALPTPWRPTAEAPSAEVTDVTGRWWWMGVPLDVRWDAATGELVGLLRGERESRYRPEDTDRWRGRSGPENGEILAVLRDPTGHPVALDIATFVFTRSPDETP; encoded by the coding sequence GTGTCCCTGCTACCCGACACCGCCCGGCAGGTCGACGTCCTGGTCGCCCAGGCGCAGTCCGGCGGGCGTACGCCGTCGCTGGTCATGGGCATCGTCCGGGACGGCACCCTGGCCCACCTCGCCACCGCCGGCGAGCATCCCCGCCCGGACGCCGACCGCCAGTACCGCATCGGGTCGATCAGCAAGACCATGACCGCGACGCTGGTGATGCAGGAACGCGACGCCGGCCGGCTGGCCCTCGACGACCCGCTGGAGCAGCACCTGCCGGACACCGGCGTCGGCGCCCTCACCCTGCGCCAGTTGCTCGGGCACGCGAGCGGTCTGCAGCGCGAGCCGGAGGGCGAGTGGTGGGAGCGGGCCGAGGGCGTCGACCTGACCACCCTGCTGCGCGGGGTCAGCGCGGCGAAGATCGCCCACCCGGCGCACCGGACCTACCACTACTCGAACCTCGCGTACGGGCTGCTCGGCGGCGTCCTCGAACGGATCACCGGCACGCCCTGGGCGGAGCTGCTGCGACAGCGGATCCTGGAACCGCTGGGCATGCGCCGCACCACGTACGCGGCCACCGAACCCTTCGCCCGCGGCTACGTGGTGCACCCCTGGCACGGCACGCTGCGGGAGGAGCCGCGCACCGACACCGGGGCGATGGCGCCGGCCGGGCAGCTCTGGGCGACCGTCGAGGACCTGGCCCGGTGGGCGGCGTTCCTCGCCGACCCCGACCCCGAGGTCCTCGACCCGGCGACGCTGACCGAGATGTGCTCCCCGGTCGTGATCAGCGACCTCGACTCGTGGACCGGCGGGCACGGCCTCGGGCTGGAGCTCTACCGCGACGGGGACCGGGTGTACGTCGGGCACGGCGGGTCGATGCCCGGCTACGTCGCCGCCCTCGCGGTGCACCGCCCCTCCCGCACCGCCGCGGTCGGCTACGCCAACGCGTACGGCTTCGGCATCGGACGCCTCGGGCAGCGGATCCTGACCACCGTGCTGGACGCCGAGCCGGCGCTGCCCACCCCGTGGCGGCCGACCGCCGAGGCCCCGAGCGCCGAGGTGACGGACGTGACCGGCCGCTGGTGGTGGATGGGCGTACCCCTCGACGTCCGCTGGGACGCGGCCACCGGCGAGCTGGTCGGGCTGCTGCGCGGCGAGCGGGAGAGCCGGTACCGGCCGGAGGACACGGACCGCTGGCGCGGCCGGTCCGGCCCGGAGAACGGGGAGATTCTCGCGGTGCTGCGCGACCCGACCGGGCACCCGGTGGCGCTGGACATCGCCACCTTCGTCTTCACCCGCTCCCCCGACGAAACCCCCTGA
- a CDS encoding NfeD family protein, with translation MDAVLWIVLGVVLAVAEIFTTTLFLIMFAAGAFAAAGAAALGAPTPVQALVFAAVSALTVLGVRPVIQRHRRSALEAGEQPFGVEAMEGSTALVIEPVDTEHGLVKIDGELWTARPYDATQSFVPGQRVRVIKIRGATALVWQDDVSSGGELPEAGG, from the coding sequence GTGGACGCCGTGCTGTGGATCGTGTTGGGTGTGGTGCTGGCGGTCGCCGAGATCTTCACGACGACCCTCTTCCTGATCATGTTCGCGGCCGGTGCGTTCGCCGCGGCGGGTGCCGCCGCGCTGGGTGCCCCGACGCCGGTGCAGGCGCTGGTCTTCGCGGCGGTGTCCGCGTTGACCGTCCTGGGGGTGCGGCCGGTGATCCAGCGGCACCGACGGTCGGCGTTGGAGGCCGGCGAGCAGCCGTTCGGCGTGGAGGCGATGGAGGGTTCGACCGCACTGGTGATCGAGCCGGTGGACACCGAGCACGGGCTTGTCAAGATCGACGGTGAATTGTGGACCGCTCGGCCGTACGACGCGACGCAGTCGTTCGTCCCCGGTCAGCGGGTGCGGGTGATAAAGATCCGGGGCGCGACCGCCCTGGTCTGGCAGGACGACGTTTCTTCCGGCGGCGAGCTGCCGGAAGCGGGAGGGTGA
- a CDS encoding SPFH domain-containing protein, with protein sequence MTAITVLVIAVAVIAVVTLAKAVRIVPQQRQDVVERLGKYKRTLNPGLNLLVPFIDAVRTKVDMREQVVSFPPQPVITSDNLVVSIDTVLYFKVIDAVRATYEISNFLQAIEQLTVTTLRNVIGSLDLERALTSREEINRHLSGKLDETTGRWGIKVTRVEIKAIEPPPSIRDSMEKQMRAERDRRAAILNAEGHKQSQILSAEGEKQAAVLRADGDRQARILQAEGQAKAIRTVFDAIHQANPSQKVLAYQYLQALPQIANGTANKVWIVPAELTKALEGMGGALGGLSQMVGDVPTPEASDGASAVEREAAEAAQAAAAAAQEVHDEVRVAEAQVTGGKQPGLPAPEPVSPDSLVNDPADQRERG encoded by the coding sequence ATGACAGCGATAACGGTCCTGGTGATCGCCGTGGCGGTGATCGCCGTGGTGACCCTGGCCAAGGCGGTGCGGATCGTGCCGCAGCAGCGGCAGGACGTGGTCGAGCGGCTGGGTAAGTACAAGCGCACTCTCAACCCGGGGCTCAACCTGCTGGTGCCGTTCATCGACGCGGTCCGTACGAAGGTTGACATGCGCGAGCAGGTGGTCAGCTTCCCGCCCCAGCCGGTGATCACCTCCGACAACCTGGTCGTGTCGATCGACACCGTGCTCTACTTCAAGGTGATCGACGCCGTCCGCGCCACGTACGAGATCTCGAACTTCCTCCAGGCCATCGAGCAGCTGACCGTCACCACGCTGCGCAACGTGATCGGCTCGCTCGACCTGGAGCGGGCGCTGACCAGCCGCGAGGAGATCAACCGGCACCTCTCGGGCAAGCTGGACGAGACGACCGGCCGCTGGGGCATCAAGGTGACCCGGGTGGAGATCAAGGCGATCGAGCCGCCACCGAGCATCCGTGACTCGATGGAGAAGCAGATGCGCGCCGAGCGGGACCGCCGGGCGGCGATCCTCAACGCCGAGGGGCACAAGCAGTCGCAGATCCTCTCCGCCGAGGGTGAGAAGCAGGCGGCGGTGCTGCGCGCCGACGGTGACCGGCAGGCCCGGATCCTCCAGGCCGAGGGTCAGGCGAAGGCGATCCGCACCGTCTTCGACGCGATCCACCAGGCCAACCCGAGCCAGAAGGTGCTCGCCTACCAGTACCTCCAGGCCCTGCCGCAGATCGCCAACGGCACCGCCAACAAGGTCTGGATCGTGCCGGCCGAGCTGACCAAGGCCCTGGAGGGCATGGGCGGCGCGCTCGGCGGGCTCAGTCAGATGGTCGGCGACGTTCCGACTCCGGAGGCGTCCGACGGGGCGAGCGCCGTCGAGCGGGAGGCGGCGGAGGCGGCGCAGGCCGCGGCCGCCGCGGCGCAGGAGGTCCACGACGAGGTACGCGTCGCCGAGGCGCAGGTGACCGGTGGCAAGCAGCCGGGGCTGCCCGCGCCGGAGCCGGTCTCGCCGGACAGCCTGGTGAACGACCCGGCCGACCAGCGCGAGCGCGGCTGA